The proteins below are encoded in one region of Limnochorda pilosa:
- a CDS encoding ABC transporter substrate-binding protein, with amino-acid sequence MSQRSWRRMQGWGAALAFLLAMALLSGAAAAQPEVQWPDLSGVSLTVAAGAVGQELQLTKEAAAAFSELTGAKVDVLETPDLATDRLGLYLQYLGARSPDIDVYQIDVIWPGILAEHAVDLSQYVPEEEIAQHFPAIIENNTVDGKLVGLPWFTDAGLLYYRTDLLEKYGYDGPPQTWQELTDMAKAIQEGERAAGNRSFWGFVWQGNRYEGLTCDALEWQASFGGGSIIEPDGTVSVNNAKTAEALNLARSWVGTISPPGVTTYAEEEARAIFQSGNAAFMRNWPYAYALAQGEDSAVAGKADVAPLPSGGAGSAATLGGWELMVSTYSRNQEAAAWLARYLASYEEQKRRAVIGSFNPTIEALYEDPEVLAASPFMGSLYDVFTHAVARPSTVSGDRYNEVSTAYFTAVHQVLTGEATAEQVLPRLDSELKRIMR; translated from the coding sequence ATGAGTCAGAGATCGTGGCGGAGGATGCAAGGATGGGGGGCGGCGCTCGCCTTTCTGCTCGCCATGGCGCTCCTGTCCGGAGCCGCGGCGGCCCAACCCGAGGTGCAGTGGCCGGATCTGTCGGGCGTCTCCCTGACGGTGGCCGCTGGCGCGGTGGGGCAGGAGCTGCAGCTCACCAAGGAAGCGGCAGCCGCCTTCAGCGAGCTCACGGGGGCCAAGGTCGACGTGCTCGAAACGCCCGACCTGGCCACAGACCGGCTGGGCCTCTACCTCCAGTACCTGGGGGCTCGCTCGCCGGACATCGACGTCTATCAGATCGACGTGATCTGGCCAGGCATCCTGGCCGAGCACGCGGTGGACCTCTCCCAGTACGTGCCCGAAGAGGAGATCGCTCAGCACTTCCCGGCCATCATCGAGAACAACACGGTGGACGGGAAGCTGGTGGGCCTCCCCTGGTTCACCGACGCCGGCCTCCTCTACTACCGCACGGACCTCCTGGAGAAGTACGGGTATGACGGGCCGCCCCAGACCTGGCAGGAGCTGACCGACATGGCCAAGGCCATCCAGGAGGGTGAGCGGGCGGCCGGCAATCGCTCCTTCTGGGGCTTCGTCTGGCAGGGGAACCGTTACGAGGGCCTCACCTGCGACGCGCTGGAGTGGCAGGCTTCCTTCGGCGGCGGGAGCATCATCGAGCCCGACGGGACCGTCTCGGTCAACAACGCCAAGACGGCCGAGGCGCTGAATCTGGCCCGGAGCTGGGTCGGTACCATCTCGCCGCCAGGCGTGACCACCTACGCCGAGGAGGAAGCCCGGGCCATCTTCCAGAGTGGCAACGCCGCCTTCATGCGGAACTGGCCCTACGCCTACGCCCTGGCTCAGGGTGAGGACTCGGCCGTAGCCGGCAAGGCGGACGTGGCGCCCTTGCCTTCGGGCGGTGCAGGCAGCGCGGCCACCCTGGGCGGCTGGGAGCTGATGGTCTCCACCTACTCCAGGAACCAGGAGGCGGCGGCCTGGCTGGCCCGCTACCTGGCCAGCTACGAGGAGCAGAAGCGGCGAGCTGTCATCGGGAGCTTCAACCCCACCATCGAAGCGCTCTATGAGGACCCTGAGGTCCTGGCGGCGTCGCCCTTCATGGGGAGTCTCTACGACGTCTTCACCCACGCGGTCGCCCGGCCGTCCACGGTCTCAGGCGACCGCTACAACGAGGTCTCCACAGCCTACTTCACCGCGGTGCACCAGGTGCTCACCGGCGAGGCGACTGCGGAGCAGGTGCTGCCCAGGCTGGATTCCGAGCTGAAGCGGATCATGCGGTAG
- a CDS encoding carbohydrate ABC transporter permease yields MVIDRPEPLLLEEAATGGRGGVTLAARQARLGWLLVLPTLLVLVGVALYPLVDTFLNSLTNARLGSSRAVRFVGLANYKDLFSDPVFLQAVGNTLYFTVVSVAAELVLGLLMALVIHSRFPARGLMRAAVLVPWAIPTVVSAQMWRWMYNDVFGVLNDLLMRVGLLDAPVAWTASPGLAMNAVIAVDVWKTTPFMALLLLAGLQVIAGDLYEAATVDGASRIRQFFSITLPLLRPAMLVALIFRTLDALRVFDVVFVMTAGASGTETVATYNRRILVEFQQLGYGSAISMVIFLIIFLFVLLYVRVLGVSEE; encoded by the coding sequence ATGGTCATCGACCGACCGGAACCGCTGCTGCTGGAGGAGGCGGCCACCGGTGGGCGGGGCGGGGTGACGCTCGCGGCCCGCCAGGCCCGCCTGGGGTGGCTCCTGGTCCTGCCCACGCTGCTGGTGCTGGTGGGGGTCGCGCTCTATCCTCTGGTGGACACCTTCCTCAACAGCCTCACCAACGCGAGGCTGGGTTCGAGCCGGGCGGTGCGGTTCGTGGGGCTGGCCAACTACAAGGACCTCTTCAGCGACCCCGTCTTCCTCCAGGCCGTGGGGAACACCCTCTACTTCACCGTGGTCTCGGTGGCGGCCGAGCTGGTGCTGGGGCTGCTCATGGCCCTGGTGATCCACTCCCGCTTCCCGGCCCGGGGGCTGATGCGGGCGGCGGTGCTGGTGCCCTGGGCGATCCCCACCGTCGTCTCGGCCCAGATGTGGCGGTGGATGTACAATGACGTCTTCGGCGTGCTCAACGACCTCTTGATGCGGGTGGGCCTCCTGGACGCGCCGGTCGCCTGGACCGCCTCGCCCGGGCTTGCGATGAACGCCGTCATCGCGGTGGACGTCTGGAAGACGACGCCCTTCATGGCCCTCCTGCTCCTGGCGGGTCTGCAGGTGATCGCAGGCGACCTCTACGAGGCGGCCACCGTCGACGGGGCGAGCCGCATCCGCCAGTTCTTCTCGATCACCCTGCCCCTCCTGCGGCCAGCCATGCTGGTGGCCCTCATCTTCCGGACCCTCGACGCCCTGCGGGTCTTCGACGTGGTCTTCGTCATGACCGCGGGCGCCTCGGGCACCGAGACCGTGGCCACCTACAACCGGAGGATCCTGGTGGAGTTCCAGCAACTCGGCTATGGCTCGGCCATCAGCATGGTGATCTTCCTGATCATCTTCCTTTTTGTCCTGCTCTACGTGCGCGTCCTGGGGGTGTCGGAGGAATGA
- a CDS encoding carbohydrate ABC transporter permease: MNPRRWEGVRKALFWGVALVLVFWTIFPFYWAVVSSLKPRGELFTTPVLYWPSHFNWQNYVSVFTARPFGRNLLNSAIVSTVTVIGSLVIGAFASYALGRLRFRGKGVVLYSVLAMTMFPQIAILGALFLFVRALGLYNSWWGLALTYLTFTLPFTVWVLTSFFRETPAELEQAAFVDGATPMQTLRMVLLPLAAPALVTTGLLAFIQAWNEFLFALTFTINDNARTVPVAIAYFSGATRFEIPWGEIMAASVIVTVPLIVLVLVFQNRIVEGLTAGAVKG; the protein is encoded by the coding sequence ATGAACCCGAGGCGGTGGGAAGGCGTGAGGAAGGCGCTCTTCTGGGGGGTCGCCCTGGTCCTGGTCTTCTGGACCATCTTCCCCTTCTACTGGGCGGTGGTCTCGTCGCTGAAGCCCAGGGGCGAGCTCTTCACCACGCCCGTGCTCTACTGGCCCAGCCACTTCAACTGGCAGAACTACGTCTCGGTCTTCACCGCCCGGCCTTTCGGCCGGAACCTGCTCAACTCCGCGATCGTCTCGACCGTGACGGTCATCGGTTCGCTGGTGATCGGCGCCTTCGCCTCCTACGCCCTGGGGCGGCTCCGCTTCCGGGGGAAGGGGGTGGTCCTCTACTCGGTGCTGGCCATGACCATGTTCCCGCAGATCGCCATCCTGGGGGCGCTCTTCCTCTTCGTGCGGGCCCTGGGGCTCTACAACAGCTGGTGGGGCCTCGCCCTCACCTACCTCACCTTCACCTTGCCCTTCACCGTCTGGGTGCTCACCAGCTTCTTCCGGGAGACGCCCGCGGAGTTGGAGCAGGCGGCCTTCGTGGACGGAGCGACGCCCATGCAGACCCTGCGGATGGTGCTCCTGCCGCTGGCGGCGCCGGCCCTGGTGACCACGGGGCTCCTGGCCTTCATCCAGGCGTGGAACGAGTTCCTCTTCGCCCTCACCTTCACCATCAACGACAACGCCCGCACCGTGCCGGTGGCCATCGCCTACTTCTCGGGCGCCACCCGGTTCGAGATCCCATGGGGCGAGATCATGGCGGCGTCGGTCATCGTCACCGTGCCGCTCATCGTGCTGGTGCTGGTCTTCCAGAACCGAATCGTGGAGGGGCTCACGGCAGGGGCCGTCAAGGGGTGA
- the lpdA gene encoding dihydrolipoyl dehydrogenase: MPESEAYDVVIVGGGPGGYVAAIRACQLGLRTALVENDRLGGICLNWGCIPTKSLLHTAEVLRHVRDASRYGIQTGEVTADYAKAVDLSRQAADRLSRGVEFLMRKNGVDVIQGRGRLGAEGRVVVEPSGRELDARHVILATGGRARGLPGVEIDGERILSSRHALARRELPRRLVIVGGGAIGVEFAYIYRAYGVEVTVLEMLPHLLPQEEPEVSEALERAFKRRGIRVETGARVAGLEREGETLRIRLEGQEERLEADTVLMAVGVQANSENLGLEELGIETERGFVRVDEHMQTTRPGVYAIGDLTGPPLLAHVASEQGVTAVEHMAGQEPPRLYPERMPRATYCEPQVASVGLTEAQAREQGYDVTTGLFPLQGNGKAVVLQETGGLVKVVGERRYGQVLGVHMVGPQVTEILAEAGLAVAMETTLEELGGTVHAHPTVSEAVKEAALAALGRVIHV; encoded by the coding sequence TTGCCGGAATCAGAGGCCTACGACGTGGTCATCGTGGGGGGCGGCCCGGGAGGGTACGTGGCCGCGATCCGGGCGTGCCAGCTCGGGTTGCGGACGGCCCTGGTGGAGAACGATCGCCTGGGGGGCATCTGCCTCAACTGGGGGTGCATCCCCACCAAGTCGCTGCTTCACACGGCCGAGGTGCTCCGCCACGTGCGGGACGCCTCCCGCTACGGCATCCAGACGGGCGAGGTGACGGCCGATTACGCGAAGGCCGTCGACCTGAGCCGCCAAGCGGCCGACCGCCTCTCCCGCGGCGTCGAGTTCCTCATGCGGAAGAACGGGGTGGACGTCATCCAGGGACGGGGCCGCCTGGGCGCTGAGGGCCGGGTGGTGGTGGAGCCCTCCGGGCGGGAGCTCGACGCCCGCCACGTGATCCTGGCCACGGGCGGCCGTGCCCGGGGGCTGCCCGGGGTGGAGATCGACGGGGAGCGTATCCTCTCCAGCCGGCACGCCCTGGCCCGGCGGGAGCTTCCCCGGCGGCTGGTGATCGTGGGCGGGGGCGCCATCGGCGTGGAGTTCGCCTACATCTACCGCGCCTACGGGGTGGAGGTCACCGTGCTGGAGATGCTCCCCCACCTGCTCCCGCAGGAGGAGCCCGAGGTCTCCGAGGCGCTGGAACGGGCGTTCAAGCGCCGGGGGATCCGGGTGGAGACCGGGGCCCGGGTGGCTGGCCTCGAGCGGGAGGGTGAGACCCTACGCATCCGGCTCGAGGGCCAGGAGGAGCGTCTCGAGGCGGACACGGTGCTGATGGCCGTGGGTGTCCAGGCCAACAGCGAGAACCTGGGGCTCGAGGAGCTCGGGATCGAGACCGAACGCGGCTTCGTGCGGGTCGACGAGCACATGCAGACCACCCGCCCCGGCGTCTATGCCATCGGCGACCTGACGGGCCCGCCGCTCTTGGCCCACGTGGCCTCCGAGCAGGGTGTGACCGCCGTGGAGCACATGGCGGGACAGGAGCCTCCCCGGCTCTACCCCGAGCGGATGCCCCGGGCCACCTACTGCGAGCCCCAAGTGGCCTCCGTGGGCCTCACCGAGGCCCAGGCCCGGGAGCAAGGGTACGACGTGACCACGGGGCTCTTCCCGCTCCAGGGCAACGGCAAGGCAGTGGTGCTCCAGGAGACCGGCGGCCTGGTGAAGGTGGTGGGCGAGCGCCGCTACGGCCAGGTGCTGGGCGTACACATGGTGGGTCCTCAGGTGACCGAAATCCTGGCCGAGGCGGGCCTGGCCGTGGCCATGGAGACCACCCTGGAGGAGCTGGGCGGCACCGTCCACGCCCACCCCACCGTCTCCGAGGCGGTGAAGGAGGCAGCCCTCGCGGCCCTGGGCCGGGTGATCCACGTCTGA
- a CDS encoding dihydrolipoamide acetyltransferase family protein has product MASPVTMPQMGFDMREGRLVRWLKAPGDAVQKGEALAEIETDKATVELEAFESGRLAQILVEEGATVPVGEPVALLETAPEAAVAPTPARLAPPGPARPEVGPGEAPGAEQGPAPARAAEAGRRASPVARRLAQERGVDLEKVRGSGPGGRILGRDVAEESPAARAPSRADGRDGTQQDGGAGRDGTGRRARQAGPYRFQPPYHDPADYLDTPTRWPAGYTSGQSLGEQPFAGPPSTVSRTGVEPEGLRAAPSERAQAEQRPAARPERDAQEPVDVEPWSRMRQTIARRMSQAKREIPHFYETMRVEMDQALAFRVDVNDDLPDEDRLSVNDLLVRAAALALEEFPTLNGTYTEEGLRLNQTVDVAIAVAVEGGLLTPVVRDCNARGLVELAREVHRVVRAARKGRLKPEEYAGGTFTISNLGMFGVESFSAIINPPQTAILAAGGTRQEVVVADGQMRPATVLHLTVAADHRVTDGVEVARFLNRTRELLEHPWLLVSPHLRG; this is encoded by the coding sequence GTGGCAAGCCCGGTGACCATGCCCCAGATGGGCTTCGACATGCGTGAGGGCCGGCTGGTGCGCTGGCTGAAGGCTCCGGGCGACGCCGTGCAGAAGGGCGAGGCCCTGGCCGAGATCGAGACCGACAAGGCCACGGTGGAGCTGGAGGCCTTCGAGAGCGGCAGGCTCGCCCAGATCCTGGTGGAGGAAGGGGCCACGGTGCCCGTGGGCGAGCCGGTGGCCCTGCTGGAGACGGCACCCGAGGCCGCCGTCGCCCCAACACCGGCGCGGCTGGCTCCGCCAGGCCCCGCGCGCCCCGAAGTCGGCCCAGGCGAGGCCCCCGGCGCGGAGCAGGGCCCCGCTCCGGCCCGGGCGGCGGAAGCTGGCCGGCGGGCGAGCCCGGTGGCCCGGCGCCTGGCCCAGGAGCGGGGTGTGGACCTGGAGAAGGTGCGCGGCAGCGGCCCGGGCGGCCGCATCCTGGGACGCGACGTGGCCGAGGAAAGCCCCGCCGCCCGGGCGCCCTCCCGGGCGGACGGTCGCGACGGAACCCAGCAAGACGGTGGCGCCGGGCGCGACGGCACCGGCCGGCGCGCCCGGCAGGCCGGACCCTACCGGTTCCAGCCCCCCTACCACGATCCGGCGGACTACCTGGACACGCCCACCCGGTGGCCGGCCGGCTACACCTCGGGCCAGAGCCTGGGCGAGCAGCCCTTCGCCGGCCCCCCCTCGACCGTGAGCCGAACGGGCGTGGAGCCCGAGGGCCTGCGGGCCGCCCCTTCGGAACGCGCCCAAGCGGAGCAGAGACCAGCCGCCCGCCCCGAGCGCGACGCTCAGGAACCCGTGGATGTGGAACCCTGGAGCCGCATGCGCCAGACGATCGCGCGCCGGATGAGCCAGGCCAAGCGGGAGATCCCCCACTTCTACGAGACCATGCGGGTGGAGATGGATCAGGCCCTCGCCTTCCGGGTGGACGTGAACGACGACCTGCCGGACGAGGACCGGCTCTCGGTGAACGACCTCCTGGTGCGGGCCGCGGCCCTGGCGCTGGAGGAGTTTCCCACCCTCAATGGAACCTACACCGAGGAAGGGCTGCGCCTGAACCAGACCGTCGATGTCGCGATCGCCGTGGCCGTCGAGGGCGGCCTGCTCACCCCCGTGGTGCGCGACTGCAACGCCCGGGGGCTGGTGGAGCTGGCCCGGGAGGTCCACCGGGTGGTCCGCGCAGCCCGGAAGGGGCGGCTCAAGCCCGAGGAGTACGCGGGGGGCACCTTCACCATCAGCAACCTGGGCATGTTCGGGGTGGAGTCGTTCAGCGCGATCATCAACCCGCCCCAAACGGCCATCCTCGCCGCAGGTGGGACCCGCCAGGAGGTGGTGGTGGCGGACGGCCAGATGCGGCCCGCCACCGTCCTCCACCTGACCGTCGCAGCGGACCACCGGGTGACCGACGGTGTGGAGGTGGCTCGCTTCCTGAACCGTACCCGCGAGCTGCTCGAGCACCCCTGGCTCCTGGTGAGCCCCCACCTCCGTGGATAA
- a CDS encoding alpha-ketoacid dehydrogenase subunit beta — MELTFREAVRRALIEEMDRDERVFIMGEDVGAYGGSYAVTKGLLERFGPERVRDTPISEAAILGAGTGAAMGGLRPVVEIMTINFLLPAADQLINGAAKFHYMFNGQFSVPLVVRTVNGGRRLAATHSQDLEVLFAFIPGLKVAAPASPADAHGMLKAAIRDPDPVLFVEHALLYSVKGEVPDDPDHLVPLGRSTVRRPGRDVTLVAYSRAVALALEAANVLADRGVEAEVIDLRSLRPLDAGPVLESVRKTHRAVVVEEDWKTYGVGAELSARIAEEAFDALAGPILRVAGSEVPMPYAANLEQLALPQVEQVVDAVASLMGRRGDVVWQAR, encoded by the coding sequence ATGGAGCTCACCTTTCGTGAGGCGGTGCGCCGGGCCCTGATCGAGGAGATGGACCGGGACGAGCGGGTCTTCATCATGGGCGAGGACGTGGGCGCGTACGGAGGCTCCTACGCGGTCACCAAGGGGCTGCTGGAACGGTTCGGCCCCGAGCGGGTGCGCGATACGCCCATCTCCGAGGCGGCCATTCTGGGGGCCGGCACGGGAGCGGCAATGGGCGGGCTTCGCCCGGTGGTGGAGATCATGACCATCAACTTCCTCCTGCCCGCAGCGGACCAGCTCATCAACGGCGCGGCCAAGTTCCACTACATGTTCAACGGACAGTTCTCGGTGCCCCTGGTGGTGCGCACGGTCAACGGTGGGCGGCGCCTGGCGGCCACCCACTCCCAGGACCTTGAGGTCCTCTTCGCGTTCATCCCCGGGCTGAAGGTGGCTGCGCCCGCCTCCCCCGCCGATGCCCACGGCATGCTGAAGGCCGCGATCCGCGACCCCGACCCCGTGCTCTTCGTGGAGCACGCGCTCCTCTACAGCGTCAAGGGCGAGGTGCCCGACGACCCCGACCACCTGGTGCCCCTGGGGCGCAGTACCGTGCGGCGCCCCGGTCGGGACGTGACCCTGGTGGCCTACTCCCGGGCGGTGGCCCTGGCCCTGGAGGCCGCCAACGTGCTGGCGGACCGGGGGGTGGAGGCAGAGGTCATCGACCTGCGCTCCCTGCGTCCCCTGGACGCGGGCCCCGTGCTCGAGTCCGTGCGAAAGACCCACCGGGCGGTGGTGGTCGAAGAGGACTGGAAGACGTACGGGGTGGGTGCGGAGCTGTCGGCCCGGATCGCGGAAGAGGCCTTCGACGCCCTCGCGGGCCCGATCCTGAGGGTGGCGGGCTCGGAGGTGCCCATGCCCTATGCGGCCAACCTGGAGCAGCTGGCCCTGCCCCAGGTGGAGCAGGTGGTCGACGCGGTGGCCAGCCTCATGGGCCGGAGGGGGGACGTGGTGTGGCAAGCCCGGTGA
- the pdhA gene encoding pyruvate dehydrogenase (acetyl-transferring) E1 component subunit alpha: protein MENRTGPLTAPGASSGHPAQWVPDPPPPLAREPAERLIGYYLEMQRIRRFEERAAEAYAHGKIGGFLHLAIGEEPVAVGAMAGLEPDDDVITHYRDHGDALARGLDPGRVMAELYGRRDGSSGGRGGSMHLADAERRFWGGHAIVGLHLPVAVGLALAHAYLERPHVVLCIFGDGSTNTGEFHESLNLAALWRLPVVFLCQNNLYGMGTAVERAMPVTEIRRRAEPYGIPAARVNGMRVLGVREAVRSAARWAREGRGPVLLEVLTYRFRGHSMADPELYRSREEREAWRQRDPIRVFGAELLEGGVATQEQLDQVDRQAEAEVERAAAFAEESPEPAPETLLAGIYRAPLDGEAADGRGGDGHGAHLS from the coding sequence ATGGAGAACCGGACGGGCCCGCTCACCGCGCCCGGCGCGTCCAGCGGGCACCCGGCCCAATGGGTGCCCGACCCACCCCCGCCGCTGGCAAGGGAGCCCGCCGAACGCCTCATCGGCTATTACCTTGAAATGCAGCGCATCCGCCGCTTCGAGGAGCGGGCGGCCGAGGCCTACGCGCACGGCAAGATCGGAGGCTTCCTGCACCTGGCCATCGGGGAAGAGCCCGTGGCCGTGGGCGCCATGGCCGGTCTGGAACCCGACGATGACGTGATCACCCACTACCGCGACCACGGCGACGCCCTCGCCCGCGGCCTCGACCCGGGCCGGGTGATGGCCGAGCTCTACGGCCGGCGGGACGGCTCCAGCGGCGGCCGGGGCGGCTCCATGCACCTGGCCGATGCCGAGCGCCGCTTCTGGGGAGGACATGCCATCGTGGGGCTCCACCTACCGGTGGCGGTGGGGCTCGCCCTGGCCCATGCCTACCTGGAGCGGCCCCACGTGGTGCTCTGCATCTTCGGCGACGGCTCCACCAACACCGGGGAGTTCCACGAATCGCTGAACCTGGCGGCCCTCTGGCGGTTGCCGGTGGTCTTCCTCTGCCAGAACAACCTGTACGGCATGGGCACGGCAGTGGAGCGGGCCATGCCGGTGACCGAGATCCGCCGCCGGGCCGAGCCGTACGGGATCCCGGCGGCGCGGGTGAACGGCATGCGGGTGCTGGGGGTGCGAGAGGCCGTTCGGAGCGCGGCCCGCTGGGCCCGAGAGGGGCGCGGGCCGGTGCTGCTGGAGGTGCTCACCTACCGCTTCAGGGGTCACTCCATGGCCGATCCCGAGCTCTACCGCAGCCGGGAGGAGCGAGAGGCCTGGCGCCAGCGCGACCCCATCCGGGTCTTCGGTGCGGAGCTGCTCGAGGGCGGCGTGGCCACCCAGGAGCAACTGGACCAGGTGGACCGGCAAGCCGAGGCTGAGGTGGAGCGGGCGGCGGCCTTCGCCGAGGAGAGCCCCGAGCCTGCCCCCGAGACCCTCCTGGCCGGGATCTACCGGGCCCCCCTGGACGGTGAGGCGGCAGACGGCAGAGGAGGCGACGGCCATGGAGCTCACCTTTCGTGA
- a CDS encoding branched-chain amino acid ABC transporter permease translates to MELSGLIAYLVFFISIAGIYALLSLGLNVQWGYTGLFNIGVAGFFAVGAYTSAILTTGPSPNHLGGFGWPVVLALPVSGLLAGLAAYLIGLPTLRLKEDYLAIASIGIAETLRLVLKNEAWLTNGVRGIPGIPRPLAGLVPGRYDAWVFAAGVVAVVAISYLLVERGIRSPWGRVLRAIREDDAVAAAVGKDVFRHRMEALVLGSTIMGVAGALYASFTKFISPDAFMPWNATFLVWVGLILGGSGNNRGAVLGAVLLWAIWSGSDALADALPAALSARAAALRMVLIGVLLEVVLLWRPQGVLGEERQVSRLALEPGPSGLPARSAPARSHNSRHSRQV, encoded by the coding sequence ATGGAGCTGTCCGGCCTGATCGCGTACCTCGTCTTCTTCATCTCCATCGCGGGCATCTACGCCCTCCTGAGCCTGGGGCTCAACGTGCAGTGGGGCTACACGGGCCTCTTCAACATCGGCGTGGCCGGGTTCTTCGCGGTGGGTGCCTACACCTCGGCCATCCTCACCACGGGCCCCAGCCCCAACCACCTGGGTGGGTTCGGGTGGCCGGTGGTCCTGGCCCTCCCGGTCTCCGGGCTGCTGGCAGGGCTGGCCGCCTACCTCATCGGGCTCCCCACCCTCCGCTTGAAGGAGGACTACCTGGCCATCGCCAGCATCGGCATTGCGGAGACCCTGCGCCTCGTGCTGAAGAACGAGGCGTGGCTCACCAACGGGGTGCGGGGCATCCCAGGCATCCCGCGGCCGCTCGCCGGGCTCGTGCCGGGCCGGTACGACGCCTGGGTCTTCGCCGCGGGGGTGGTGGCCGTGGTGGCGATCAGCTACCTCCTGGTGGAACGAGGCATCCGTTCGCCCTGGGGCCGGGTGCTGCGCGCCATCCGCGAGGACGACGCGGTGGCGGCCGCGGTGGGAAAGGACGTCTTCCGTCACCGCATGGAGGCACTGGTATTGGGCTCGACCATCATGGGGGTGGCGGGCGCCCTCTACGCCTCTTTCACCAAGTTCATCAGTCCCGACGCCTTCATGCCCTGGAACGCCACCTTCCTGGTGTGGGTGGGGCTGATCCTGGGCGGAAGCGGAAACAACCGGGGAGCCGTGCTGGGGGCGGTGCTCCTCTGGGCCATCTGGTCCGGGTCCGACGCCCTGGCCGACGCCCTTCCCGCCGCCCTGAGCGCCCGGGCCGCCGCCCTGCGCATGGTGCTCATCGGCGTGCTGCTGGAGGTGGTCCTCCTCTGGCGCCCCCAGGGGGTCCTGGGCGAAGAGCGCCAGGTCTCCCGCTTGGCCCTGGAACCCGGGCCGTCCGGCCTGCCGGCCCGGAGCGCGCCCGCGCGATCGCATAATTCCCGGCACTCCCGGCAAGTCTAG
- a CDS encoding branched-chain amino acid ABC transporter permease produces the protein MVQLVVYGLVSGAIIALGAIGLTLIFRILNFAHFAHGDMMTLGAYLAFLFHVGLGWPLAVAAPAAVAGTVLAALVLDRLLYLPFRRSNPVVLLIASVGAALILRNGIQAVFGPDNLFLQQGVQFPLVLPGGVRVKPIHLLILGLAVVLVVLLHLFLTRTRLGKAMRAVADNPDLAGISGIKTEQVVRWTWGLGAVLAGTGGILLALDTHLQPVMGWTLLLPIFAAVVLGGVGNLYGAILGALAIGIVQELATAFLNPGYKPAVAFVLLVLVLVWRPTGLLGTGRAA, from the coding sequence ATGGTCCAGCTCGTCGTGTACGGCCTCGTCTCCGGGGCCATCATCGCCCTGGGGGCCATCGGGCTCACCCTGATCTTCCGGATCCTCAACTTCGCTCACTTCGCCCATGGCGACATGATGACCCTGGGCGCCTACCTGGCCTTCCTCTTCCACGTGGGGCTCGGGTGGCCCCTGGCGGTCGCCGCGCCGGCCGCGGTGGCCGGCACCGTGCTCGCGGCGCTGGTTCTGGACCGGCTCCTCTACCTGCCCTTCCGCCGGAGCAACCCGGTGGTTCTGCTCATCGCCTCGGTGGGCGCGGCCCTGATCCTCCGGAACGGGATCCAGGCGGTCTTCGGCCCCGACAACCTCTTTCTCCAGCAGGGCGTCCAGTTTCCTCTGGTTCTGCCCGGAGGGGTGCGGGTGAAGCCCATCCACCTTCTCATCCTTGGGCTCGCGGTGGTTCTGGTGGTGCTCCTCCACCTTTTCCTCACCCGCACGCGCCTGGGGAAGGCGATGCGGGCCGTGGCCGACAACCCCGACCTGGCCGGCATCTCAGGCATCAAGACCGAGCAGGTGGTGCGCTGGACGTGGGGGCTCGGCGCGGTGCTGGCAGGCACGGGCGGCATCCTCCTGGCCCTGGACACCCACCTCCAGCCCGTCATGGGGTGGACCCTGCTTCTCCCCATCTTCGCGGCGGTGGTCCTGGGGGGCGTGGGGAACCTGTACGGGGCGATCCTGGGGGCGCTGGCCATCGGCATCGTCCAGGAGCTGGCCACGGCCTTCCTCAACCCGGGGTACAAGCCCGCCGTCGCCTTCGTCCTGCTGGTGCTGGTGCTCGTCTGGCGGCCCACTGGCCTGCTGGGCACAGGGAGGGCTGCCTGA